One Ricinus communis isolate WT05 ecotype wild-type chromosome 7, ASM1957865v1, whole genome shotgun sequence genomic region harbors:
- the LOC8260561 gene encoding putative B3 domain-containing protein Os03g0621600 produces MEMAMKPTQNPDRKITFFKVLMGDYMEKIMIPPAFVMKYEKIMPETIKLKSYNVGKSSMVSVKSNDDGFFIKHGWKKFVKDHNLEVGDFLVFNLVNDTTFEVLIYGPTCCLKKIKLADDDDHVDQNKNSTSKFTSTASGSKQISFKKRACPKLSQFKRPRGSAKKTGKKAKRPRIFKGKTEVNKKESIAEEETKHPCVKLVLKEYQKYNVVVPRRFADKIGLQNKRKTVIEDPLGRQWPVFVNLVGGNQVHLSTGWSAFYQANRLVTGDILSLHSRQVHGNLINVEIQKGGGEIAKAEPALLPKTG; encoded by the exons ATGGAGATGGCTATGAAACCAACACAAAACCCAGATCGGAAGATTACATTTTTCAAGGTTTTGATGGGTGACTACATGGAGAAAATT ATGATACCTCCAGCTTTTGTAATGAAGTACGAGAAAATAATGCCTGAGACAATAAAACTGAAGTCTTATAACGTGGGTAAATCTTCTATGGTCTCAGTAAAAAGCAACGACGATGGCTTCTTCATTAAGCATGGATGGAAAAAATTTGTGAAAGATCATAACTTGGAAGTTGGTGACTTCTTGGTTTTTAATCTCGTTAATGATACAACTTTTGAAGTTTTGATTTATGGCCCAACTTGCTGCTTGAAGAAAATCAAGCTAGCTGATGACGATGATCATGTGGATCAAAATAAGAATAGTACTTCAAAATTCACTTCTACTGCTTCAGGTAGCAAACAAATCTCTTTCAAGAAAAGGGCTTGTCCTAAATTAAGTCAATTCAAGAGACCTCGTGGTTCAGCTAAAAAAACTG GTAAAAAGGCCAAGAGACCAAGGATTTTCAAGGGGAAAACTGAAGTgaacaagaaagaaagcatagctgaagaagaaacaaagcaTCCTTGTGTTAAACTTGTTTTGAAAGAGTATCAAAAGTACAATGTG GTGGTACCCAGAAGGTTCGCTGACAAGATTGGGCTTCAAAACAAGAGGAAAACTGTGATCGAAGATCCGTTAGGAAGGCAGTGGCCAGTTTTTGTAAATTTAGTAGGTGGTAACCAGGTTCACTTAAGCACTGGTTGGTCTGCATTTTATCAAGCTAATAGACTAGTTACAGGGGATATATTATCCTTGCACTCCAGGCAAGTACATGGTAATCTCATAAATGTTGAGATTCAAAAAGGAGGAGGTGAAATTGCAAAAGCTGAACCAGCTTTGTTGCCAAAGACAGGTTGA